A single window of Longimicrobiaceae bacterium DNA harbors:
- a CDS encoding S8 family peptidase, with protein sequence MRHARTALLAGSVLALAACADEGQSPIAAPSAPEAPVFAAAGSRVIPDQYIVVLREGANPRSVAAIAGVEPQHVYTAVLNGFAATLNAGQVGALRNNPNVEYIEQDQAVELSATQSSATWGIDRIDQRSLPLSGTYNYTATASTVYAYIIDTGVRATHSEFRNSDGTTRASNVYNGTGDGQNTDCNGHGSHVAGTVGGKTYGVAKAARIRGVKVFSCTGGSSNSIIIAGMDWVTKNHLKPAIANLSLGGGYSSSVNTSLNNMAAAGVFPAVAAGNDNKDACNYSPASAAYATTVASSTSTDAKSSFSNWGSCVDLYAPGSSITSAWYTSDTAINTISGTSMATPHVAGVGALYKATYGDASYSTIRSWLNNNATTNVISGNVTGTPNRLLFKSTL encoded by the coding sequence ATGCGTCACGCACGTACCGCGCTGCTGGCCGGTTCCGTCCTTGCGCTCGCCGCCTGCGCCGACGAGGGCCAGAGCCCCATCGCCGCCCCGTCCGCCCCCGAGGCTCCCGTGTTCGCCGCGGCCGGCAGCCGGGTGATCCCCGACCAGTACATCGTCGTCCTCCGCGAGGGCGCCAACCCGCGCTCGGTCGCGGCCATCGCCGGGGTGGAGCCGCAGCACGTCTACACCGCTGTGCTCAACGGCTTCGCGGCGACCCTGAACGCCGGGCAGGTGGGCGCGCTGCGCAACAACCCGAACGTGGAGTACATCGAGCAGGACCAGGCGGTGGAGCTCTCGGCCACGCAGAGCAGCGCCACGTGGGGGATCGACCGGATCGACCAGCGCTCGCTGCCGCTCTCCGGCACCTACAACTACACCGCCACGGCGTCGACCGTGTACGCGTACATCATCGACACCGGCGTCCGCGCCACGCACTCGGAGTTCCGCAACTCGGACGGGACGACCCGCGCCAGCAACGTCTACAACGGGACCGGCGACGGGCAGAACACCGACTGCAACGGGCACGGCTCGCACGTGGCCGGCACCGTGGGCGGCAAGACCTACGGCGTCGCCAAGGCGGCGCGCATCCGCGGCGTGAAGGTGTTCAGCTGCACCGGCGGGAGCTCCAACTCCATCATCATCGCCGGGATGGACTGGGTGACCAAGAACCACCTGAAGCCGGCGATCGCCAACCTCTCGCTCGGCGGCGGCTACTCCAGCTCGGTGAACACGTCGCTGAACAACATGGCCGCGGCCGGCGTCTTCCCCGCCGTCGCCGCGGGGAACGACAACAAGGACGCCTGCAACTACTCGCCGGCGAGCGCGGCCTACGCCACCACGGTGGCCTCGTCCACCAGCACGGACGCGAAGTCGTCGTTCTCCAACTGGGGGAGCTGCGTGGACCTGTACGCGCCGGGCTCCAGCATCACCTCGGCGTGGTACACCAGCGACACCGCCATCAACACGATCAGCGGGACGTCGATGGCCACCCCGCACGTGGCGGGCGTGGGCGCGCTCTACAAGGCCACCTACGGCGACGCCTCGTACTCCACGATCCGGAGCTGGCTGAACAACAACGCCACCACCAACGTGATCAGCGGGAACGTCACGGGCACGCCGAACCGCCTGCTCTTCAAGAGCACGCTGTAG
- a CDS encoding S8 family peptidase produces MRQMRSVLLAGSVLALAACANDQGTPAAAPEQAAPLRSAAAGRAIEGSYIVVLREGASPRSVAAVAGVEPSHVYTAALNGFAATLNAGQLNALRHNPNVDYVEEDQVMDLAVTQSSATWGIDRIDQRNRPLSGTYTYNTTASNVTAYIIDTGLRADHTQFGGRASNVYNAISGETASDCNGHGTHVGGTVGGSTYGVAKGVRLRGVKVLSCSGSGSNSGIIAGVDWVRANAVKPAVANMSLGGGYSSATNTAVNNLANSGVYVAVASGNSNANACNYSPASAANVTSVNSSTSTDAKSSFSNYGSCTHVYAPGSSITSAWHTSTSATNTISGTSMASPHVAGVGALYLAGNPGASNSTVRSWIINNSTANVISGNPTGTPNRLLYKSTL; encoded by the coding sequence ATGCGTCAGATGCGTTCCGTTCTGCTGGCCGGTTCCGTGCTCGCGCTCGCCGCCTGCGCGAACGACCAGGGGACCCCCGCCGCCGCTCCCGAGCAGGCCGCTCCGCTCCGCTCCGCCGCGGCGGGCCGGGCGATCGAGGGTTCCTACATCGTCGTCCTCAGGGAGGGGGCGAGCCCCCGTTCCGTGGCCGCCGTCGCCGGAGTCGAGCCGAGCCACGTCTACACGGCCGCGCTCAACGGCTTCGCCGCGACGCTCAACGCGGGCCAGCTCAACGCGCTCCGGCACAACCCGAACGTGGACTACGTGGAGGAGGACCAGGTGATGGACCTGGCCGTGACCCAGAGCAGCGCGACCTGGGGGATCGACCGGATCGACCAGCGCAACCGGCCGCTCTCCGGGACGTACACCTACAACACCACGGCCTCGAACGTCACCGCCTACATCATCGACACCGGCCTGCGCGCCGACCACACGCAGTTCGGCGGCCGGGCCAGCAACGTCTACAACGCGATCTCCGGCGAGACCGCCAGCGACTGCAACGGCCACGGCACGCACGTGGGCGGCACTGTGGGAGGCAGCACCTACGGCGTCGCCAAGGGCGTCCGGCTCCGCGGGGTGAAGGTGCTCAGCTGCTCCGGCTCCGGCTCCAACTCCGGCATCATCGCCGGTGTGGACTGGGTGCGCGCGAATGCGGTGAAGCCGGCGGTGGCGAACATGTCGCTGGGCGGCGGCTACTCCTCGGCCACGAACACGGCCGTGAACAACCTGGCCAACTCGGGCGTCTACGTGGCGGTCGCCTCCGGCAACAGCAACGCCAACGCCTGCAACTACTCGCCGGCCAGCGCGGCGAACGTGACCTCCGTGAACTCGTCCACCAGCACGGACGCCAAGTCGTCGTTCTCCAACTACGGGAGCTGCACGCACGTGTACGCGCCGGGCTCCAGCATCACCTCCGCCTGGCACACCAGCACCTCCGCAACCAACACCATCAGCGGCACCTCGATGGCGTCGCCGCACGTGGCGGGCGTGGGCGCCCTGTACCTGGCGGGCAACCCGGGTGCTTCCAACTCGACCGTGCGCTCGTGGATCATCAACAACTCCACGGCGAACGTCATCTCCGGCAACCCGACCGGCACGCCGAACCGCCTGCTCTACAAGAGCACGCTGTAA
- a CDS encoding S8 family peptidase, which yields MRLLRTALLSATALAFAACVDGTAPVAPSGAAAPEAPLLSGGKGGQPIAGEYIVVLKKGADPRSIAAAAGVSPRFVYTAALNGFAGTLNQGQLTALQNNPNVDYVEQDQTVSISTTQTNATWGIDRIDQRDLPLSGTYEYTPTGSGVNAYIIDTGIRLSHQEFGGRAVTGYDAVTSGGNANDCNGHGTHVAGTVGGTAYGVAKQVKLYAVRVLDCNGSGTNSGVIAGMDWVTANHVKPAVANMSLGGGASTATDDAVNRMHNAGVTVVVAAGNDNKDACNYSPARAANAVTVGATANNDARASYSNWGSCLDLFAPGSSITAAWHTGDTNTNTISGTSMASPHVAGVAALYLQGNPGASPATVTSAITGSATSGKVTSAGTNSPNLLLYSLLTSGGGGGGGTTDPCTSCTKYTGSLSGTGAYEYQPNGTYYYSAVSGAHKGWLKGPSNADFDLYLYKWNGSRWAVVARSLSSTSTEQISYSGTSGYYMWEVYSYSGSGSYEFWLQKP from the coding sequence ATGCGATTGTTGCGAACCGCTCTCCTTTCCGCCACCGCGCTGGCGTTCGCCGCCTGCGTGGACGGCACCGCACCCGTCGCGCCCTCCGGGGCGGCAGCGCCCGAGGCCCCGCTCCTCTCGGGGGGGAAGGGTGGGCAGCCAATCGCCGGCGAGTACATCGTGGTCCTCAAGAAGGGGGCCGACCCGCGCTCCATCGCTGCCGCCGCGGGGGTCAGCCCGCGCTTCGTCTACACGGCGGCGCTGAACGGCTTCGCCGGGACGCTGAACCAGGGACAGCTCACCGCCCTGCAGAACAACCCCAACGTCGACTACGTCGAGCAGGACCAGACGGTCTCCATCAGCACGACGCAGACGAACGCGACCTGGGGGATCGACCGCATCGACCAGCGTGACCTCCCGCTCTCCGGCACGTACGAGTACACGCCGACCGGCTCCGGGGTGAACGCGTACATCATCGACACCGGGATCCGGCTCTCGCACCAGGAGTTCGGCGGACGCGCCGTGACCGGCTACGACGCCGTGACCTCGGGCGGAAACGCGAACGACTGCAACGGGCACGGCACGCACGTCGCCGGCACCGTGGGCGGCACCGCTTACGGCGTCGCCAAGCAGGTGAAGCTGTACGCGGTCCGGGTGCTGGACTGCAACGGCTCCGGGACCAACTCCGGCGTGATCGCCGGGATGGACTGGGTGACGGCGAACCACGTGAAGCCTGCGGTGGCGAACATGTCGCTCGGCGGCGGCGCCTCCACCGCCACGGACGACGCGGTCAACCGGATGCACAACGCCGGCGTCACCGTGGTAGTGGCGGCCGGGAACGACAACAAGGACGCCTGCAACTACTCCCCGGCGCGCGCCGCGAACGCCGTTACGGTGGGCGCCACCGCGAACAACGACGCCCGCGCCTCGTACTCCAACTGGGGGAGCTGCCTGGACCTGTTCGCGCCGGGCTCCAGCATCACCGCCGCCTGGCACACCGGCGACACGAACACCAACACGATCAGCGGGACCTCCATGGCGAGCCCGCACGTGGCCGGCGTCGCCGCCCTCTACCTTCAGGGGAACCCGGGCGCCTCGCCCGCCACGGTCACGAGCGCCATCACCGGCTCCGCGACCTCCGGAAAGGTGACCAGCGCGGGGACCAACTCGCCGAACCTCCTCCTGTACTCGCTCCTGACGAGCGGTGGCGGGGGCGGGGGCGGGACCACCGACCCGTGCACCAGCTGCACCAAGTACACCGGGTCGCTGAGCGGGACGGGCGCGTACGAGTACCAGCCGAACGGGACCTACTACTACAGCGCCGTCTCCGGCGCCCACAAGGGATGGCTGAAGGGCCCGTCGAACGCCGACTTCGACCTGTACCTCTACAAGTGGAACGGCTCCCGGTGGGCGGTGGTCGCCCGCTCCCTCAGCTCCACCTCCACCGAGCAGATCTCCTACTCCGGGACGTCCGGCTACTACATGTGGGAGGTCTACTCCTACAGCGGAAGCGGCTCCTACGAGTTCTGGCTGCAGAAGCCGTAG